The following are encoded together in the Brassica napus cultivar Da-Ae chromosome A9, Da-Ae, whole genome shotgun sequence genome:
- the LOC106359439 gene encoding F-box protein SKIP19-like produces the protein MDLRLIDHQTNMASSSYLRPFPTPPSLTPVMKEDGKCINWEELPSEITSSILRRLSSIDILENAQKVCTSWRGVCKDPVMWRKIDMRNPRNLVLNLEMMCRHAVDRSQGGLAEIDIWHFGTDSLLNYIADRSSNLRSLRLAMCSSITDVGLTEALVKLPLLEDLEVSYCSLSAESLKVVGQSCPNLKTLKLNREGFNRFPYESDDDALAIAETMPRLGHLQLFGNKLTEGGLNAILDNCLDLEHLDVRRCLNVYLFGDLKKRCSERVKVLRRPLDSIRGYPYEEAVNHMDTYEDLYADYYHESDSDYSEYDYDDYDYDDDFDPFKRSL, from the exons atGGACTTGAGACTGATTGATCATCAGACAAATATGGCTTCTTCCTCTTACTTGAGGCCGTTTCCTACTCCGCCGTCTTTGACTCCGGTGATGAAAGAAGACGGAAAGTGCATAAACTGGGAGGAGCTTCCGTCTGAAATAACGTCATCCATCCTGCGGAGGCTCAGCTCGATCGATATATTGGAAAACGCTCAGAAAGTGTGTACATCGTGGCGTGGCGTCTGCAAAGATCCTGTCATGTGGCGGAAGATAGACATGCGTAACCCTCGAAACTTGGTGCTGAACCTCGAGATGATGTGCCGTCACGCAGTGGATCGTAGCCAGGGAGGCTTGGCTGAGATTGACATTTGGCACTTCGGTACTGATTCTCTCCTCAACTACATCGCCGATAG GTCAAGTAATCTGAGAAGCCTTAGACTTGCAATGTGTTCTTCAATAACTGACGTTGGACTTACCGAAGCACTTGTGAAGCTTCCATTGCTCGAAGATCTCGAGGTCTCATACTGCTCACTCTCAGCTGAGTCTCTGAAAGTTGTAGGCCAGTCTTGTCCTAATCTGAAGACACTCAAGCTAAACCGCGAGGGATTCAACCGTTTTCCGTACGAGAGCGACGATGATGCTCTAGCAATCGCTGAAACGATGCCCAGACTTGGACACCTCCAGCTTTTCGGAAACAAATTAACAGAAGGTGGTTTAAACGCCATTCTTGATAATTGTCTTGATCTGGAACATCTCGACGTACGTCGTTGTCTCAACGTTTACCTTTTTGGAGATCTGAAGAAGCGTTGTTCCGAGAGGGTCAAAGTTTTGAGACGACCTTTGGACTCGATTCGTGGTTACCCATATGAGGAGGCTGTTAACCATATGGACacatatgaagatctttatGCTGATTATTATCATGAAAGTGACAGTGACTATTCTGAGTATGATTACGATGATTATGATTATGACGATGATTTTGATCCTTTTAAAAGAAGTTTGTGA
- the LOC106360386 gene encoding putative F-box/LRR-repeat protein 23, producing MASSSSNSPPLSTSMSQLMKPEQPRNWAELPPELISSILLRLNSIQILEKAQKVCRSWRRVCKDPSMWRKIDMDNDGDLGSMGYDPEIMCRHAVDRSQGGLLEIDLWYFGTDELLNYIADRSSNLKSLRLIMCYPIADEGFVEAVRKLPLLEYLEVTYGAMSGEALKVAGQSCPNLKKLRLNSETNHQFNDEELNDKKALGIAESMPELRHLQLVGNTLTNRGLTAILDGCPHLEHLDLRKCFNVRLEGDLEKRCSERIRELRRPDESTADHPYGFNIEDLLGPNNYYWDDLSAGYPYGANVYDLSDCSDYYSDEFY from the exons atggcttcttcttcttccaactctccGCCGCTGTCTACTTCCATGTCTCAGCTGATGAAACCTGAGCAACCGAGAAACTGGGCGGAGCTTCCGCCGGAACTGATTTCATCGATCCTGCTCCGTCTTAACTCGATTCAGATACTGGAGAAAGCTCAGAAAGTGTGCAGATCTTGGCGCCGCGTCTGTAAAGACCCCTCGATGTGGAGGAAGATTGACATGGACAACGACGGAGACTTGGGAAGCATGGGGTACGACCCAGAGATCATGTGTCGTCACGCAGTTGATCGTAGCCAAGGCGGCTTGCTTGAGATCGACTTGTGGTACTTTGGTACTGATGAGCTACTCAATTACATAGCTGACAG GTCAAGTAACCTGAAAAGCCTTAGACTCATAATGTGCTACCCAATAGCTGACGAGGGATTCGTCGAAGCTGTTAGGAAGCTGCCGTTGCTTGAATACCTCGAGGTTACATACGGCGCAATGTCAGGAGAGGCTCTGAAAGTTGCAGGACAGTCTTGTCCGAATCTGAAGAAACTGAGGCTAAACTCCGAAACTAACCACCAGTTTAATGACGAAGAGCTTAATGACAAAAAAGCTCTAGGGATTGCTGAAAGCATGCCTGAGCTACGCCACCTCCAGCTCGTTGGGAACACATTAACCAACAGGGGCTTGACCGCCATTCTCGACGGTTGTCCTCACCTGGAACACCTTGATTTACGCAAGTGTTTCAACGTAAGACTTGAAGGGGATCTGGAGAAGAGATGCTCCGAGAGGATCAGAGAGTTGAGACGCCCGGATGAGTCAACCGCTGATCACCCATATGGATTTAACATTGAGGATTTATTAGGCCCCAACAACTATTATTGGGATGACTTAAGCGCTGGTTACCCTTATGGAGCTAACGTCTATGATTTATCAGACTGCAGCGATTATTATTCGGATGAGTTCTACTAA
- the LOC125577675 gene encoding F-box protein SKIP19-like: MVSSSSSLTPVMKDGECRSWSELPSELTSSILRRLDYTDILVNAQRVCRSWRRVCKDPAMWRKIDMRNLGKFRYLVKTLCRHILDLSQGGLVELDMWYIGPDSLLDYIAYRFSLSNFFCEYVYFSSVFNFLHAITCRSSNLRSLKLDLISMITTDGLTEALGKLPLLEELELSRYTLSGDSLKVVGQSCPKLKTLKLHSLEIRPPGYGNDDDALAIAETMHGLRFLLLFGNCLTKVGLNAILDNCLDLEHLDLRLCFNFKLVGDLEKRCSERIKVLRRPFDSPDCPYDEREIHADISDDEVPFMPDVNSYGVFESDSDYSDSD, from the coding sequence ATGGTTTCTTCCTCTTCGTCTTTGACACCGGTGATGAAAGACGGAGAGTGTAGAAGCTGGTCGGAGCTGCCCTCTGAATTAACGTCATCGATCCTGCGCAGGCTCGACTACACTGACATATTGGTAAACGCACAGAGAGTGTGCAGATCGTGGCGTCGCGTCTGTAAAGACCCTGCCATGTGGCGCAAGATTGATATGCGCAACCTAGGAAAATTTCGGTACCTCGTCAAGACCTTGTGCCGTCACATTCTCGATCTTAGCCAAGGAGGCTTGGTTGAGCTTGACATGTGGTATATCGGTCCTGACTCTCTCCTCGACTACATCGCCTATAGGTTCTCTCTCTCCAATTTCTTTTGTGAATATGTTTACTTTTCTtcagtttttaactttttacacGCAATTACTTGTAGGTCAAGTAACCTGAGAAGCCTTAAACTTGACTTAATCTCTATGATAACAACTGATGGACTTACAGAAGCGCTTGGGAAGCTTCCATTGCTTGAAGAACTCGAGCTCTCGCGCTACACATTGTCTGGAGATTCTCTGAAAGTTGTAGGCCAGTCTTGTCCTAAACTGAAGACACTGAAGTTACACTCCCTTGAGATCCGGCCTCCTGGTTACGGGAACGATGATGATGCTCTAGCTATCGCTGAAACAATGCATGGACTTCGCTTCCTCCTGCTTTTTGGAAACTGTTTAACAAAGGTCGGTTTAAACGCCATTCTTGATAATTGTCTTGATTTGGAGCATCTTGATTTGCGTCTCTGTTTCAACTTTAAACTTGTCGGGGATCTGGAGAAGCGGTGTTCTGAGAGGATCAAAGTTTTGAGACGACCTTTTGACTCTCCTGACTGCCCATATGATGAGAGGGAGATCCATGCTGATATATCTGACGATGAGGTCCCTTTCATGCCAGATGTTAATTCTTACGGTGTCTTCGAAAGTGACAGTGACTACTCTGACAGCGATTAA
- the LOC106358641 gene encoding F-box protein SKIP19-like → MELRLYDHQTKMASSPSTPVMKEDGECRNWSELPYELMASILCRLCTIDILENVQKVCTSWHRVCKDPEMWRKIEFRYIGDKEYNLEIMCRHAVDRSQGGLLEIDISCFGTDSLLNYIADRLLVSLSLFLKILYRLVHSRGHVVLGKYLL, encoded by the coding sequence ATGGAGTTGAGACTGTATGATCATCAGACAAAAATGGCCTCTTCACCATCGACTCCAGTTATGAAAGAAGACGGAGAGTGTAGAAACTGGTCGGAGCTTCCGTATGAATTAATGGCATCGATTCTGTGCAGGCTCTGCACCATTGACATATTGGAAAACGTTCAGAAAGTGTGTACATCATGGCATCGCGTCTGCAAAGACCCTGAGATGTGGCGGAAGATTGAGTTTCGTTACATTGGAGATAAGGAGTACAACCTTGAGATCATGTGCCGTCACGCAGTCGATCGTAGCCAGGGAGGTTTGCTTGAGATTGACATTTCGTGTTTCGGTACTGATTCTCTCCTCAACTACATCGCCGATAGGTTattagtctctctctctctctttctcaaaattttgtatAGGTTAGTTCATAGCAGAGGTCACGTGGTGCTAGGAAAATATCTTTTgtga
- the LOC106358640 gene encoding putative F-box/LRR-repeat protein 23, translating to MWEGYLKVVGQSCPKLNTLKLNCFRIGFDPPFYVSDDDALAIAETMHGLRFLKLFSNGLTDAGLKAILDNCPDLEHLDLNHCFNVNFSGDLEKRCSERIKVLVRPGSPRIFDFSIFEDSDTLDSDHDL from the coding sequence ATGTGGGAAGGTTATCTGAAAGTTGTAGGCCAGTCTTGTCCTAAACTGAACACATTGAAGTTAAACTGCTTTAGAATTGGATTCGATCCTCCTTTTTACGTGAGTGACGATGATGCCCTAGCTATTGCTGAGACAATGCATGGACTTCGCTTCCTCAAACTCTTTTCAAACGGTTTAACAGATGCTGGTTTAAAAGCCATTCTTGATAATTGTCCTgatcttgaacatcttgatctAAATCATTGTTTCAATGTTAACTTTTCTGGAGATCTGGAGAAGCGCTGTTCTGAGAGGATCAAAGTTTTGGTACGACCTGGTAGTCCGagaatttttgatttttctatatttgaGGACTCTGACACGCTAGATAGTGATCATGACCTGTAA
- the LOC106360387 gene encoding F-box protein SKIP19-like, which translates to MKEGECINWAELPSELTSSILRRLSSIDILENAQRVCTSWRHVCKDPEMWRKVDMRNLVDVGLNLEIMCRHAVDRSQGGLVEIDIWNFATDSLLNYIAERSSNLRSLRLVMCPLITNDGLAKALAKLPLLEELEFSYCPLSVESLRLVGRSCPNLKTLKLNRLRLMRFPYESDDDALAIAETMPKLSHLQLFANNLTDAGLNAILDNCPNLEHLDLRECRNVKLSGDLRKRCSEKIKVLREPFGCIMLTHVLELIYDMLHISR; encoded by the exons ATGAAAGAAGGAGAGTGCATAAACTGGGCGGAGCTTCCGTCTGAACTAACGTCATCCATCCTGCGTAGGCTCAGCTCGATAGATATATTGGAAAACGCTCAGAGGGTGTGTACATCATGGCGTCACGTATGTAAAGACCCTGAGATGTGGCGTAAGGTAGACATGCGTAACCTAGTAGACGTGGGGCTCAACCTCGAGATCATGTGCCGTCATGCAGTCGATCGTAGCCAGGGAGGTTTGGTTGAGATTGACATATGGAATTTCGCTACTGATTCTCTACTCAACTACATTGCTGAAAG GTCAAGTAACCTGAGAAGTCTTAGACTTGTAATGTGCCCTCTAATAACAAACGATGGACTTGCCAAAGCTCTTGCGAAGCTTCCACTGCTTGAAGAACTCGAGTTCTCATACTGCCCACTCTCAGTAGAATCTCTGAGGCTTGTGGGCAGGTCCTGTCCTAATCTCAAGACGCTGAAGCTGAACCGCCTGAGGTTGATGCGTTTTCCGTACGAGAGTGACGATGATGCTCTAGCAATCGCTGAAACAATGCCCAAACTTAGCCACCTCCAGCTTTTCGCAAACAATTTAACAGACGCTGGTTTAAACGCCATTCTTGATAATTGTCCCAACCTTGAACATCTCGATCTACGTGAGTGTCGCAACGTTAAACTTTCAGGAGATCTGAGGAAGAGGTGTTCCGAGAAGATCAAAGTTTTGAGAGAACCTTTTGGTTGCATCATGCTTACTCATGTTTTGGAACTTATTTACGATATGTTACACATCTCAAGATGA
- the LOC106358639 gene encoding F-box protein SKIP19-like, translating into MASSSSSGLFPPEPPLFTGECRSWAELPSELTSLILRRLGSIDILENAQKVCTSWRRVCKDTAMWRKIDMRNSGDLVLNLEMMCRHAVDRSQGGLVEIDIWHFGTDSLLNYIADR; encoded by the coding sequence ATGGCTTCATCCTCTTCCTCTGGACTGTTTCCTCCTGAGCCACCGCTTTTTACCGGAGAGTGTAGAAGCTGGGCTGAGCTTCCGTCTGAATTGACGTCATTGATCCTACGCAGGCTTGGCTCGATTGATATATTGGAAAACGCTCAGAAAGTTTGTACGTCATGGCGTCGTGTCTGTAAAGACACTGCCATGTGGCGGAAGATTGACATGCGTAACTCTGGAGACTTGGTGTTGAACCTCGAGATGATGTGCCGTCACGCAGTTGATCGTAGCCAGGGAGGATTGGTTGAGATTGACATTTGGCATTTCGGTACTGATTCTCTCCTCAACTACATCGCCGACAGGTaa
- the LOC125577676 gene encoding putative F-box/LRR-repeat protein 23: MCSPITTDGLTEAIVKLPLLEELEVSYCSLSGESLKIVGQSLPNLKTLKLNRIGFLRPRYESDVDALAIAETMHGLRFLQLFGNILTNGGLNAILDNCPDLVHLDLRFYFNVYNVGDLITRLCSEKIKVLRLPYDSTDDYPYAGNYYDIDSSDEDSPWPLMAANDYYHSFAGYSDHSDDDYY, translated from the coding sequence ATGTGCTCTCCAATAACAACTGATGGACTTACCGAAGCAATTGTGAAACTTCCATTGCTTGAAGAACTCGAGGTCTCATACTGCTCTTTGTCCGGAGAATCTCTGAAAATTGTAGGGCAGTCTCTTCCTAATCTGAAGACGCTGAAGCTAAACCGCATTGGATTCTTGCGTCCTCGTTACGAGAGTGATGTTGATGCCCTAGCTATAGCGGAAACCATGCATGGACTTCGCTTCCTTCAGCTCTTTGGAAATATATTAACAAATGGTGGCTTAAACGCAATTCTTGATAATTGTCCTGACCTAGTACATCTTGATTTACGTTTTTATTTCAACGTTTACAATGTCGGAGATCTGATTACGAGGCTATGTTCGGAGAAGATCAAAGTATTGAGACTACCTTATGACTCGACTGATGATTACCCATATGCTGGGAATTACTACGACATTGATTCATCTGATGAAGATAGCCCATGGCCTCTCATGGCAGCTAATGATTACTACCATAGCTTTGCAGGTTATAGTGACCATTCTGATGATGACTATTATTAA
- the LOC106360385 gene encoding cell division cycle protein 123 homolog, with amino-acid sequence MKEEEVNRCQIQNWYPKFKSLTIKTKLHKLPESFINYLLDDSVPFLLPSSVTNQNAMPNRIHNPDEEDDDSSSSDDETDPPPPPSPSFPELEIEIRDSIEALGGSIFPKLNWSAPKDAAWISPSQSLSCSCFSEIALLLRSSDSILHDLCNAYDSCSDDKASSRPESFFLALRKWYPSLKPEMEFRCFVKANELVGVCQREVTTFYPVLVSEKEVFKGLIEEFFDVNVRSVFELEDYVFDVYVTKERRVKVVDFNTWCGSTLPLMFSWEELEGFRRVGGELELRIVESRRGVLPGLKTAVPYDYIDVSCGSGWDQVLKKAEEEFRDESDEDVV; translated from the coding sequence ATGAAGGAAGAGGAAGTAAACCGGTGCCAGATTCAGAACTGGTACCCGAAATTCAAATCCCTAACCATCAAAACCAAACTCCACAAGCTTCCAGAATCGTTCATCAACTACCTCCTCGACGACTCCGTCCCCTTCCTCCTCCCTTCCTCCGTCACCAACCAGAACGCCATGCCTAACAGAATCCACAACCCCGACGAAGAAGACGacgattcatcatcatcagacgACGAAACAGATCCTCCCCCGCCGCCGTCGCCGTCGTTCCCGGAGCTCGAAATCGAGATCAGGGACTCAATCGAAGCCCTAGGCGGATCCATCTTCCCGAAGCTGAACTGGAGCGCGCCGAAGGACGCGGCGTGGATAAGCCCCTCGCAGAGTCTCAGCTGCTCTTGCTTCAGCGAGATCGCTCTCTTGCTCCGCTCCTCGGACTCGATCCTCCACGATCTCTGCAACGCGTACGATTCCTGCAGCGATGATAAAGCCTCCTCGAGACCGGAGAGCTTCTTCCTCGCGTTGAGGAAGTGGTACCCTTCTTTAAAGCCAGAGATGGAGTTTCGTTGCTTCGTCAAGGCCAACGAGCTCGTTGGGGTTTGTCAGCGTGAAGTGACGACGTTTTACCCTGTGCTTGTTAGCGAGAAGGAGGTTTTCAAGGGGTTGATTGAGGAGTTTTTTGATGTGAATGTGAGGAGTGTGTTTGAGTTGGAGGATTATGTGTTTGATGTTTATGTGACCAAGGAGAGGAGGGTTAAGGTTGTGGATTTTAACACGTGGTGCGGGTCTACGTTGCCGTTGATGTTTAGTTGGGAGGAGCTTGAGGGGTTTAGGAGGGTTGGTGGTGAGTTGGAGTTGAGGATTGTTGAGAGCCGGCGCGGTGTGCTTCCGGGTTTGAAGACGGCGGTTCCTTATGATTATATTGATGTGAGTTGTGGTAGTGGGTGGGATCAGGTTCTTAAGAAGGCGGAGGAGGAGTTTAGGGATGAGTCGGATGAAGATGTTGTTTGA
- the LOC106358638 gene encoding glucan endo-1,3-beta-glucosidase 12-like, whose product MRNQFWIFLFSLVLLNFISQVRCKATRPVTMIRPESPIRPEGNTTFLDGTTWCVARPSASQAELQRALDWACGIGRVDCSVIEKHGDCYEPDTIWSHASFAFNAYYQTNGNNRIACYFGGTATLTKINPSYGTCSYDVSKSEVSSARSLAEYKPRWMWLMCIGLLLFLYRRS is encoded by the exons AatcaattttggatttttctattttctctggTTCTACTAAACTTCATATCCCAAGTACGATGTAAAGCTACAAGACCGGTAACTATGATCCGACCAGAGTCACCGATTCGGCCTGAAGGTAATACGACGTTCTTGGATGGAACAACATGGTGTGTGGCTCGACCAAGTGCGTCTCAGGCTGAGCTACAGAGAGCTCTTGATTGGGCATGTGGTATTGGGAGAGTTGATTGCTCAGTCATCGAGAAACATGGTGACTGTTACGAGCCGGATACGATATGGTCGCACGCATCCTTTGCGTTTAATGCGTATTATCAAACCAATGGGAACAATCGCATCGCTTGTTACTTCGGTGGAACAGCTACACTCACCAAGATAAACCCGA GCTACGGAACGTGCTCCTATGATGTATCCAA ATCGGAAGTCTCCTCCGCAAGATCTCTAGCAGAGTACAAGCCACGGTGGATGTGGCTGATGTGCATAGgacttttattgtttttatatcgGCGAAGCTAA